The genomic interval TCGCCTGATTGTCCATCGTAACCTTGCCCGACGAGTCGGCGAATTTGCGTGCGGCGTTGCTCATCGCCTCGAGAATTTTGCGCTGCAATTCCGGCGTCTGCTTCTCGAGCATCATGCGGAACGGCATGGACATCGCGCGGCGCTGCGCGGTGAACGCTTCGGGCGAATCGAACTCGAAGCGAACGTTGATCGGCTCGACCCGGATATCCTTGAATCCCGCGCTGGCGAGCGCCTTTTCCAGCGGCCGCGTATCGGCCAGCTTGACCGGCGAGGGCGCATCGGGCGGCGGCGCTGGAAGGTTCGTCAGCGCGCGAACTTCGTCGTCGCCGGTGGAGATTAGCGGCACCTTGGCCGGCGGTCCCCACACCGAGGTGGCGAAGGTGGCGCCGGGTTTCAGCAACTGCGCGACGCGGCGCGGCACCGCGTCGAGACCGGGCACGAACATCAGGCCCCAGCGGCAGATCGCGGCGTCGAAGTTGCGTTCCTCGATATCGAGCGACTCGGCGCCGGTTTCGACAAACCTGATATTGCGGAGTCCGAGCGCGGCGGCGCGTTCGCGCGCGAGATCGAGCATCGCGGGCGATTGATCAGTCGCGATCACCAGGCCGCTCGCGCCAACCTTGCGCGCCGCCGTGATCCCCGGCTCGCCGGAGCCGGTCGCGATATCGAGCACGCGATCGCCCGGCTTGATCCGGGCGAGTTCGACCAGCCGGTCCGACACCGGCTGCCCGGCGCTATCGAGCGACGTCCACATCACCTTCCAGCCGGGCGCCGCCTTGTTCCAGAATTCGCGCTGCTCGCCGCGGACGCGATCGAAATCGCTTTGCGTATCGCTCATACGAATCTCCTTTCGGGCGCGGCCAGTCAGGCCTTGCCAGTGAAATCGAAAATCTGATGCTCTTCCGTGAAGAAGATCGTCGAGCGCTGAAAGTCGATAAACTTCGCCTCGTCCTGCAGCAGAATGCGGCCCGCCTCCTGGCCTTCCGGCGTGCTCCCGCCGGCGGTCAGATCCTCGACGCTGTCCCACCAGACCTCGGTGATGCCCTCGTAGATCGGCGCCATCTTGCGCGCTGCGGACATCGAGGCCGCCATCTCCGGCATGATCGTGTGGCTCTGGACGTACTTGCGCGCGCGGATTGCCTTGGCGACGCTCGCGACCCGCGGGCCGTGCTTGTGCAGCCAGTAGTCGTGGAAGTCCTGGTCCGAAACGTCGTCGCGCTTGCGAATGATGTAAAC from Candidatus Binatus sp. carries:
- a CDS encoding class I SAM-dependent methyltransferase, giving the protein MSDTQSDFDRVRGEQREFWNKAAPGWKVMWTSLDSAGQPVSDRLVELARIKPGDRVLDIATGSGEPGITAARKVGASGLVIATDQSPAMLDLARERAAALGLRNIRFVETGAESLDIEERNFDAAICRWGLMFVPGLDAVPRRVAQLLKPGATFATSVWGPPAKVPLISTGDDEVRALTNLPAPPPDAPSPVKLADTRPLEKALASAGFKDIRVEPINVRFEFDSPEAFTAQRRAMSMPFRMMLEKQTPELQRKILEAMSNAARKFADSSGKVTMDNQAICVWAHL
- a CDS encoding EthD domain-containing protein — its product is VYIIRKRDDVSDQDFHDYWLHKHGPRVASVAKAIRARKYVQSHTIMPEMAASMSAARKMAPIYEGITEVWWDSVEDLTAGGSTPEGQEAGRILLQDEAKFIDFQRSTIFFTEEHQIFDFTGKA